The Salirhabdus salicampi DNA segment ACCTGAACCGGGATGTATACCTGTATCTGATACTTGAATCGTCGCATTGACTCGCTCGATTGAACGGGAAGCAAGTGCATCGATAGCTATAACAAAATCAGGCTTTACCTTTTTTACGATTCCCAATATAATATCACTCGTTTCAATACCTGTTAGCCCCATGACGCCAGGAGATATAGCCGAAACTGGACGATATCCTTCTGACACTTGCTCTGGCTGAAGAGCAAATAAATGGCTTGTCACAAGCATCCGTTCTACCGACATCGGTCCTAATGCATCAGGAGTGACTTGCCAGTTTCCTAATCCGACAATTAAGCAGGTCGCATCCTTTTTAATATTACTTTTATCCAAAAAGCGTTCAAGTTCTTTTGCCAGACGGCTGGCCGTCTCTTTTCTCATTTTTGTATCTTGTCTCCGAATACTTTGTGTTTCCAATGTTAAATAAGAACCTGCTTTCTTGCCTATCGCTTCCGACCCTTCTTCATCTATCTCAACATATGTAATTTTTAAATCTCCATCTTTTCTTTCGTCAATTTTGACACCTTTAATATCGGTTTCCTTTTGTTGGTCTCGCTCTTGTTGTTCAACAAACATTTCCCTTGCCTCAACTGCTAAGTCCGTACGTACTTGATATTTTTCTTCATTATTCATCCATTACCCCTCCATTCTTTCTTAAAGGTTTTCCATTCATAGGTTGTTTTATACGACAAGAAAACTTTCTTTACACTTTCTATTGAAAACTTATTTTTGCTTTGGTAAAATGTCTTTTGTTAAACGCTAGGAAAGTGCACTGCTTTCAGGAGGTGAAAAACATGCCAAACATTAAATCTGCAATTAAACGTGTGAAAAAGAATGACGACAATCGCGGACGTAACCAGTCTGTTAAAGCTGAAATGCGTTCAGCCGTTAAGCGCGTAGAAAGCCTTGTAGCTCAAAACAATGCTGAAACAGCAAAGTCTGAATTACAAGTAGCTGTAAAAAAGATTGATAAAGCTGTACAAAAAGGGCTTCTTCATAAAAATAACGGAGATCGTAAGAAATCCAACCTTTCAAAAAAAGTAAACAAACTTAACGCGTAATGAGAAAAAACGATCCTAAATGGATCGTTTTTTGTTTATTTATCATTTCCTTTTTCGCAATTCCGTAATACGGTATAAGAGAATTTCAAAGGCTAGTTGTTTCTCCATTTGCCCTTTTTTCATTTGTTCATCCGCTTCCGTTAACAGCTGCATAATTTCATATAATTGTTGTTGAGTAAAATATGACTCCCGTTGCATCGCCATTTTTACAGCAAACGGATGTACCTTCACTTGACTAGCAATTTGTTGACGGGTATAACCTTGTCTTTTAAGCAGTTTACATTGCAATATTAAACGAAGCTGTGAGGCAAAAAGAGCTAACAAGGCAATTGGTTCCTCATTTTGTTTCATCAAGTCTTTAAACAAGGTAATGGCCTTTTCTAACTTTTGGTTCAAAACAGCATCAACCATTTTAAAGGCTGACGTTTCCCCGTGTTGTGATACGATACTTTCGACCATATCTTTTGTAATCTGTTTCTCATCGCCTGCATACAAAGAAACCTTTTCTAACTCCTGTTTTATGGCAAATAAGTTGGTTCCTACTTCTTCCATTAAAACATTCATCGCATCATGATCCATATGTATATCCAGATTGTTACAAATCATGTTTACCCATTGGCTTAAATCCTTTTCTTTTGGTTGTTCACAGTGAACAACCTTGCCACTATTTTTTAATAATTTCACGATTTTTTTCCGTTCATCAATTTTTTCATACGGTGCAACAAATATAATAACCGTATGATCTACTGGGTTTTGCAAGTAGGCTTCCAAATGCTTTGTATCATGCTCTACCTTCGTTTTATCAGGTTTCGCTTTAAAGATTGCAGCATTTTTTATGACCAGTACCTTTCGTTCACTTATAAAAGGAATGGTTTCCGCATCAAGTAATGCCTCTTGAATCGGAGTATCATCTAAATCTTCTATTGATAAGTTCATATCATCTATTTCTTCTCCTAATGTATAGCGGATTACCCTTTTTTGAAAATCTTGTATTAAAAATGAATCATTACCAAATAATAAATATACGGGTGCAATTGAACTTTTTTTCAGTTCTTTAACTGCACTTACATATGACATATGTTCACCCCATTTCTTGATACCTTTATCGTAAATCGGATGAGAAAAAAGGACAAGTTTTTTTCTTATGTAAATCAAGAGGGGAATGGAAAACCATCCCCCCCAAATCTATATGAACGTTGGAAATGCAGCCCCGGGAATCTGTATTTCCAACGATGTTCGTTTCATTTTTATGGTGTCTAGAAATGGGGGATATTATATGTGTTAAGTCTTGACAAAGAAGGATATGGTAAGGATTTATGAAAAATTGGCAAACATATAGATTTTTTTTTCGGAATCACGTATACTAATGAAAGATATAGGAGGGGTAGTCGTGAACGAATTTGAAAAAGAAGTTCAATCAGAAAACCACGATGTAGTTGATTCCGTTAAAGGATTTTTCTCAGCGTTTATTTTCTTTATGCTTATCTTCTTTATTGGAACAATTTTTGAAATGTTCACCCTATAATAAGTACGTTACATAAAGAGAGACTGTATCTACAGTCTCTCTTTTTTCATCTAACGTATCTTATGGGTAAAAAGGATAAAATGTTCCTTCCTTCTCAGTAAATTTATACATAATTGCACCATTTTCATCCGTTCGAAACACTTCCACACCTGCATTCTTTAAACGGGCAAGCACCTCCTCTGAAGGGTGACCATACCGATTCCCCCTCCCTACAGAGATTAAGGCAACTTTTGGATTGACTTGTTTTATCCACTTTTCCGAGGTGGAATATTTACTCCCATGATGTGCAACCTTTAATACATCAACTGTTAGACTTGGATACCGTTCCATCAACTCTTCTTCCACAGTAAAGCCAATATCTCCAGTCAAAAGAAATGTTTGGCCGCCTAACAAAGCGCTAATGACAACGGAACGGTCATTTTCCTCATATGACTCGTCATCATTAGGATGTAGAATTTCAAATCGAATATCTTCAACAACTAAGTCCATATTCGCTTTCACTTTTTCATGATTCACATTCATTAGTACCTTTTCCCACTGTTCAGGGACAGTCGGGTGTGTGTACACATTTTCCACCTTAAATTGACGTAAAATAAATGGTAAACTCCCGACGTGATCTTCATCAAAATGTGTGATGATAACATGATCGACCTTTTGAATTCCCCGTGACCATAGGAACGGTTGAATGACTTGTTCACCTGTCCCATAGGGCTGTTCACTCGGAGTGGTATTGGCAGTATCTATAAGCATGACACTTTTTCGATAAGGAAGTTCAATGACGATCGTGTCCCCTTGACCGACATCAAGCATCGTTACATACCCGTGGCGGTCAAAATATGGTTGTAGTGCTTCAATAATTAGGATGAGTACAATCACGACACCGAAAAGAAACGTGCTTCTTCGTTTTTCACGTTCCCAATTCCGCATAAAAGTAACAAAGGTACAATAGTAAAAAATCATACTCACGGGGGAGATTTGCCCGATCACCCAAGTAAAATCAACCTGTTGTAAAACTGGAAGTGCAACTTCTGTGATCATGAAATGATGAATAGACAATAGCGCTTCTGATATGGGGTGAAGTGGAAAAAGGGCAAGAAGAACACTTAGTAAAGTTGCAGGAATAACAAAAAAAGAAAAATAAGGAACGATAAGCAAGTTGGCAAACAATGATAACGGTTGAAGAAAATAAAACACGTTAAGTTGGAGAGGGATAACCGCAAAATAGCATATAAAGCTAATGTTTAATACATTCCAAAACGGTGATTTAAGAAACAGGGTCTTTGATAGTAGTAAAGTAAACGTAACGAGGAAGGAAAATTGAAAGCTTAGGCTATAAGGAGCATATTTATCACTTAATATCATAACAATTGCAGCAAAGCTTACAATGTCTGAGGTCAGCCACTTTTTATTCATAAGATTTCCAAACAGAAACGTAACCGTCATAATCGTTGCACGTAATACAGGCGGGTCTGCTCCTGCTAGTATTGCATAGAAAGGCAAGAAAATGATGAGGATGATTGAGGTCGATTCTTTACTTACTAGACAAAAGCGCGTAAAGAACAAATAGGTCGTATATGTTATGAGACCAACATGAAGGCCGGAAATAGCTAACAGATGGGAAAGTCCCCATTGTCGGAAGGTGAGTATGATGTCATCACTTACATTTTCATCTTCACCGAATATTAACGCATTTACCCAAGCAAACGAATCAACGGTAAGTTTGGCCTCAAGTGATGCCATTATCCACTCCCGAACAGTAAGAATGGAAGCGACCCGAGATTGGCCCGTACAAACGATATCGTCATCGTTTTGCACCCGCATCACGTAAGAGATACCTTCTTTCTTTAAATATTGACGATAATCAAAGTTTCCTGGGTTTCTCGCTCTAGTTGGTTTTTCATATGTACCCTTTACGGTACATTGAGCACCATGTTGAAACATCCCTCTTCGCTGAGTTGGTTTTGGTACGTAAACGATGACATGTTCGTTACTTACCTTCTCTTTTATCGTAAAAAGGAAAGAATGATGAGACTCTTTTACCGTTGACACAACAATGCCTTTTATTACGTCCCCAGCTATAACAGGTTTATTTGTGGCTATAGCTGGAGCGTAATAACTAAAAAAAACAAAAGAAAGTGTACAAACGAATAAAAACAGGGAAGAGACCCGATTCGAATACAGGCCCGTTAAAAGAACAATTCCAAAAATACTAGTTCCTAGCCAAAATAGGGAGTTCACATTCCAGTAAGCAAAAAAGGCAACGATTACAATATAATGCCATTTTCCCTTCACATGAAACACCTAAACTAATCTAATGTCGTAAAAAGTGCATTCGCTTTCTCATGAAGTTGTTTTAATTCAATATCTTCTACATTCGCTTCTTCCAGCTTATGAAACAATTCCGAAATAAACTTCATTTTCTCCAGTGGGTTCGTATCAACAGTTAAATATGACAGCTCCACCTTTTCGACATGAACTCCCGCATCTTTAAATAATTCTAAAGCGTATGGATGGTTTCGATAATCGGTTGCATAATATACAGTTGTAATACCACTTTGAATGATGGATTTACAACACTGTAAACAAGGGAAATGTGTTACATATATTTCAGCACCTTCAGTTGCAACCCCAAATTTAGCACATTGGAGTAATGCATTCATTTCCGCATGTACAGTGCGAACGCAATGCCCGTCAATCACATAACAGCCTTCTTCAATACAGTGAACTCCTCCTGAAACACTACCATTGTAACCACCCGCAATTATACGCTTGTCCCGCACGATTGTAGCGCCTACTTTTAATCTTTCGCACGTACTACGCAATGCTAATAAATGACTTTGCGCCATAAAATATTGATCCCAAGAAATCCGTTCACCCATCTTATCACCTTCTTTTCTGTTGTATGAAAAGTTTACCGAAACAAGACAAATTTCGTCAATATCGATTACGGAATAATAACGAAGTCCCGTAAGCGTTCAACTGTTTTCTTACCTATTCCAGATACGTTTACGAGATCTTGTTCACTATGAAATGGCCCATGTTCCTCACGATATCGAAAAATGGCTTCAGCCTTAGCTGGGCCGATTCCAGGCAATGTTTCAATTTCTGAAATAGAAGCTCGATTTAGTCGTACTTTATCCTGTTCATTAGAGTGTATATGAATACGTCCTTCCAGTTCTAGTTCTTCTTTGCTCCTAACAATTATGACCATTTCATCATACACTTTTTCGGCTAAATTAACCGAAAGGGGTTCAGCCTCACTTGTAAATCCTCCTGCTTTTTCGATGGCATCTACCACTCTTGCTCCCGACTTTAATTTGTAAACCCCTGGTTTTTTAACAGCCCCTTTTATATCAATAACATGATGAACATCAGGGCTCTTATCATTAACGTCTTGTTTGTCGCTAATTTCTTCGGCGTTACTACGATCATTCGTTTCTTCCAATGAATACGATCTCCCTTGATTTTCGATAAGGGAAGAAATGATAAACAATGCCAACACAAAGAGAGCGGCCAATTTCAATACAATATCTTTCTTCATCATCACTTCCATCCTTTCATATTCATAAAAAATGCTACATACATATTAAGAAGAGCTAGGTGCAAAGGAGGGGAAAGAGATGCAGTGGGGTGTTATTGGAACAGGAAATATGGGAAGAGTTTTAATTGATGCTTGGCTTAACAGTAATGCGATATTTGCTTCTGATCTTTGGATCCATAACCGAACATTATCCAAAGCTTATAACATAAAAGAGGATTATCATGATATAAATGTTTGTTCCACAGCTGAAAAGGTTGTGCAAAAAAGCGATGTTATTTATATTTGTGTAAAACCGCTAGAAATCGTCCCTTTATTAAATCGGTTATCACCACATATGAGCGAAAAGCAATGTGTAGTATCCATTACAAGTCCGATCTCTGTTGAACAACTAGATCAGCTAGTTCCATGTCAAACAGCCAGAATCATTCCTAGTATCATTAATCGAAGTTTACATGGTGTATCGTTACTTACCTTTGGAAAAAAAATAGAGGAACCGATGAAGGGTTACTTAATACAGAGTTGTAAATTATTTTCTGTACCAGTGGAAATTGAAGAAGCTACTACACGTGTAACGTCAGATATTGTTTCTTGTGGACCGGCTTTTTTTAGTTATTTATTACAAGCATTTGTAAATGCTGCCTCAGATGTTACACAATTAAATAAAGAAGACGGGATTCTTTTAGCGGAAAAGATGATTGTTGGGTTCGGAAAATTAATAGAAAACGGTCACTATTCGTTGGAAAGTCTGCAACAAAAAGTTACAGTTAAAGGTGGAGTCACTGGGGAAGGTTTAAAAGTCTTAGAGGAAGAATTAGGTGAGATATTTCACCATTTGTTCGAAGCAACACATCGTAAGTTTGATGAAGATAAAGAAAAAATTGCTGATCAATTATAATATTATTACGATATATCGTTCGAAAATCCTGCTAAAAAGGAGGGAGCAATTTTATGCTTCCTCCTTTTTTGTACATACAAAGAAAAGTCGATCGGCTTCATCGTGGATTGGTTTAGACAATGAAAAATCAGCGTAAATCCTTTCAACTTGGAATCCACATTGTAATAGCCAATTTCGATATGTGTTTATCTCAAATGTTTTTTGTTCATGAAACTCGTCAAACCGTTTGTAATCCTCACCATCCGACTGAACAAAAAAGGTTAAGTCGTGTGTTACGTGATTTTTTTCAACTTGATCACAAAACCATATATAAGATACATGATTGCGCACTTCTGCAAACGTTTGGTTTGCTAAGATTTCATTAACATATTGTGGCGAGTGTACATCAAAGATAAAAACGCCTCTGTTATTTAAACTTTTATAAACATTGCGGAATGTGTCCTTAATGTCATTTTCATCAGTTATATAATTTAAAACATCACAATAACTAACTGCGAGATCATACTGTATAGGGGAAGAGAAAGAACGTAGATCCTGCTGAAACCATGTGATATTTGTCTTATGGTCACGTGCTTTCTGTTCTGCGATTGCTAACATTTCATCAGATAGGTCAACACCTGTTACTGCTTCGAACTGATTTGCTAGACGTATCGTTATTTCCCCTGTACCACAGCCTAGATCAATAACATGGTTTGGTTTTACTCCCAATTGGTCTATGACTTCACTGGTGAATCTAACCCACTCTTCATATGGTGCATGTTCCATCAGTATATCGTATACATTCGCGAAATCTTCGTAACTGGCCATGTTTTACCCTTCTTTACTGAAAGTTAACACTTGATCTAATGGAAGTACTGGAGCATCGCCCCATAATCTTTCCAGGTTGTAATATGAACGTTCCTCTTTGTGGAAAATATGACAAATTACGTCATCTAAGTCAATAAGAATCCAGCGGGATTGATCCAATCCTTCCATCCGTTTTACTTCAATTTCATTCTCTTCTGCCTTTTCCTTCACTTCTCTCGCAATGGCTTCAACTTGTCTCTCTGTATTTCCGTGACAAATAAGAAAATAATCGGCAATTAATGATACATTTTCCATATCCATTACAACGATATTGTCTGCTTTTTTGTTGTCACAAGCTTCAGCTGCTATTTTAATAAGTTCTTTACTATTCATTCGCAGCATACCTCCATTATTTGTTCGTAGTTTTTAATAAGTCATTATAAGCATGAAACGTATCTGGGTAAATCGGCTGTCCTTTACTGATTAAAAAAGTAATGGTGTTTTTCAGTGCATATAAGCACCCTCTATTTAAGTCCCGATCCGCTGTTTCTCTTGCTTCATCAATACCTGGAAATTTTCGTCCCGGCTCGATATAGTCGGCTAGAAACACTACCTTCTCTACATCGTTCATCTGTGCTCTGCCCGTCGTATGAAACCGTATAGCTGTGAGTACTTCTTCATCAGTAATTCCGATATCCCGTTTTACAAGTTGCGCTCCTACAGGACCATGCCAAAGTTCATGATGAAATGATAGTAAACGTTGGGGTAGGCATTCATCTAATTCAATGTACGATCGCAATTCTTCCTTCGGCATATTTTTCGCATAATCATGAAAGGCTGCAGCTAACATCACCTTGTGTTCATCAACCTTGTACTTGCCCGCCAATGAAAGGGCAGTCGTTACCACTCTCTTAGTATGTTCATATCTTTCTTCTTTCAATTTTGGTTTTACTAGCGATAATGCTTTATTTAAATCCATATAACCCGTTCTCCCTTATATACTGCTTCACTTCAAATGGAACGAAATAGGATATGGTTCGCCCTTCTTTTAAACGTTTTTTCACTTCCGTAGAAGAGATTTCGATTGTTGGCATTGTAACTTCAAGGACGGGATATTCACTTTTTAAACGGTGACCCTTACGGTTTACACCAACAAATCGAACCATTACCAAAAGGTCATCAATTTTATACCATTTTGATAAATATTCCACCATGTCAGCACCGATAATAAAATAAAATTCGACTTCTGGGTGTTTTTGTTTTAAAGTTTTTACCGTATCAACAGTATAAGAAACACCTTCACGGTTCACTTCAATCGGTTCCATCCGAAACTGTCGATTTCCTTTTATGGATAACTCTACCATTTTCAACCGATGTTTAGCCGGCGTATCTACGCCTCCCTTATGTGGTGGAACACCGGTAGGAATAAACCATATCTCATCTAACTGCAATTGTTCCCGTACTTCTTCCGCCATAATTAGGTGACCTAAATGTGGCGGGTCAAACGTTCCCCCATATAAGCCAACTTTTTTCATATTTATGATCGACTCCTAAGGTAATTGAATTTCTTTATGCTCTTCAGACTCCTTATACAGTACAATTGTATTTCCGATGACTTGTACTAGATGAGCGTTCGTTCCCTCAACAATGTCTGCAGCAATTGAATCCTTATCCTCTAAGCAGTTCTGTAACACACTAACTTTAATTAGCTCTCTTTTCTCCAGTGCTTCATTTACTTGTTGAATTAAGTTATCATTTACGCCACCTTTACCAACCTGAAAAATAGGTTTTAAGTGATGTGCTTTTGATCGTAAGAACCGTTTCTGTTTACCTGTTAACAATTATGATCCACCTTTCAGTTTCTGTTCTAATGGTTGTAATAGCGACTTTGGATCTACTTCAATGCCTGTCCATAACTGGTATGCATATGCCGCTTGATATAATAGCATACCATGTCCATGATGAATTTGTGCACCTAGGGACTTTGCATTTTGTAAAAATGTTGTTTCAATTGGATTGTATACAATGTCACTAAAAATGGTGTTTTTTCTTATGTTTTGCAACTTTATCGGTTGCATGCCCTCATTTGGTGTCATTCCAACTTTTGTCGTTTGAATAACGAGGTCATACTCATTTAGGCGCTTTTCAGCATCACGCAATGTAAGTGCATCACAATCTTTTTCAAGTTTGAATTGTTGCAGTAACGTTTGAGCCTTTTCAACTGTACGGTTTGTTAGATCAATACTTTGGAAACCTCTGTCTAGCAAAGCCCCTACAATTCCTTTAGCAGCCCCACCAGCTCCAATGAGAAGTATTTTACTGTTACTAATATTTCTGAACACATTTGGATGTTCCATTTGTAATGAATGAACATAGCCTTTACCGTCTGTGTTGTATCCAATCCATTTTCCATCCTTTTGTACAACGGTATTTACAGCTTGAACCGCCTTTGCACTTTTATCTAGTTCATCAACATACTTCATTATTTTCTCTTTGTACGGGACTGTAACGTTAAAGCCATCTATCCCCATTAAGCGCAAGGTGTCTACCGATTGATCCAGTTTGTCTTCTCCAATATCAAAGGGGCGATAAATTCCTTGTTCCCCTGTTTGTTGTAAAAAATGACCATGTATCCACGGTGATAAAGAATGTTTAATTGGATTCCCTATTACGCCCAAAAGCAACCCCATAATTCACTCCCCCTTTATATTAATGACGGTCGTAAGGTAACTCTCACTCCTTCAGGTATATGCGCTGTGACTGAAATATTACCTTCAACGACTGTTACCCATCCTAATCCGGAAAATACGATATCCGTTTTTCCCTCTTTTATATGAAAAGTATGAGGTTTCAATGGTGGCAAATGGTTTAACGTTTCCTCACTGGGAGGTGATAACAGTTCGCCAAGATGTTCTTTATATAATTGATCCGCTTTCTCCAACTTTGTTCTATGAATATGAATGTCATTAGCGAAATAACAAACAAATGGTGTTCGATCCCCTTTTTCAAAATCTAACCTGGCTAGCCCACCAAAATATAATGTTTGCTCTGCATTCAATTGATACGTCCTCGGTTTCACCTCTTTTTTCGGCGTGATCGTTTTTAAATCCTTGTCTGATACATAATGGGCCATTTGGTAATGGTTGATAATACCTGGTGTATCAAAAATCGAACTTCCATCTTCTAACGGGATATCTATAAACCCTAAAGTTGTCCCAGGGAAATACGATGTCGTAATCGCTTCGTCTTCACCAGTTGCCTGCTTAATTAAATAATTGATAAACGTAGATTTGCCAACGTTTGTTGTTCCGACAATATAGACATCTTCACCATTTCTTAAAGAATCCAGTTTTCCCATAACATCTTTCATTCCGATTCCCATCTTCGCTGAAACTAGATGAACGTCTTCTACCTTTATGCCTAATTCTTTCGCTGATGCCCTCATCCATTGTTTTACTTTGTTATGGTTTGTTGATTTCGGTAGCAGATCCACCTTGTTACCTATTAAGACAATTGGGTTATTTCCTGTAAACCTATGTAACCCAGGGATAAAGCTTCCGTTCACATCAAAAATATCGACTACATTTACGATTAAACCCTTCGTTTGTCCAATTTCTGTTAACATTTTTAAGAAATCATCATCCGTTAATGATACATCTTGCACTTCATTATAATGCTTTAGTCGAAAGCATCGTTTACAAATGATATCATCACGTTCTAAAGCTGATTTTGGTGCATAGCCTGTTTCATTAGGGTTTTCTGTTTGAACTTGAACCCCGCACCCTTGACATACGATATCCGTCATTTCTTTTCCTCCCATGAAATCATTCCTTTTTTCCGCATCCAGTTTAACAGTATTCGCTCCACTCTTCGATTAAACTTCGTAAAAAACCCATCAGTTTCCACTACAGGTACAACTAAAATGGTATGCAAATTGGCAATATTTCCGCCTAAAACATCTGTTAACAATTGATCCCCAACGACGACAACTTCTTCCGGTTCTAAATTCATTTCTTGTAAAGCAGACTTAAAAGCACCTCCAAGGGGCTTTCTCGCTTTTGATATGAAGGGTATGTTCAACGGCTTTGCAAAGTATTGTACCCGTTCTTCGTTATTATTCGATATGATGGTAACAGTAATGCCATGCTTTTGCATTAAAGTAAACCATTCAATAATTTCAGGTGTTGCATCGGCCTGGTCCCAAGCGACAAGTGTATTATCTAAATCCGTAATAATCCCTTTCATTCCTTTTTCCTTTAAATGCTCCGGTTTAATGTCGAAAACCGTTTGAACATGTTCATTCGGTAAGAATCTCTTCAACAACGTTGGTCACCTCATCTGTATTCATATATATACCTATAACATGATATATAATTTTTCAGTAGTTAGCAAAAAAACTATATTTATGTAATGAAAGATAATCTTAGCACAAAAACCTTTCGACAAATTCCCTTAAATTTTGACTTGTGGATAACTTTATTAACATTATCAACATAGATGTACCAATAGTTACCTCTCAAAAACACAAAATAACCCACAAGTTATACACATTATCATGTGAATAGTTGAGTCATTGTGTTCATTTTCTTTTCATGATAGAGTAAAAATACCTTAAGATTAGAACAGAAATTTGCTCACAACATGGCTAGTAATTAAGTAGGTAGTAAACAGGAGGTGAGCAGCCAATAAAACGGCGGGCACTTATGGAACATTTATCGGACGAGCTGTTATTAGAATCATATGAAAAAGCTCAAGAATTGAATTTAAGTAGAGAATTTATAAAACTAATTGAAGATGAAATTAACAGGAGATCGTTATCTCATAAAATAAAATGTAGCAGTTAAATTAGTAAAGCCTTATTACTTTTGTAATAAGGCTTTTTTATTACATTTTAATTGATTTTCAATTTATCTTTTTAATAAAATGAAAGAAATATTTATTTCGTGTTAAAATGTTAAGAGTGTTAAACGAAAATAGTAAAGGGAGGATTCGCTCAAATGATATTTACCGTATTTGTTCCTCTATTGGTCACACTAATGATTCCTTTTGTAAATAGATGGAAAGAACGCATACATACTGGATGGTTTTTACTGCCGATACCACTTGCGATTTTCATTTATTTTATACAATTTGTAGGAAAGGATTTTCAGCCCTTTTATCAATCTTATTCATGGGTACCTTCTCTACAAATGAATTTGGACTTTTATTTAGACGGATTTAGCTTACTTTTCGCATTATTAATAAGTGGAATAGGGACCCTCGTACTCCTTTACTCCATTTACTACTTACATAAATCCGAAAATTTAGGTCACTTTTACATTTATTTATTTTTATTTATGGCCGCGATGCTCGGGGTAGTCTTATCCGATAATGTGTTTGCGCTTTATGGGTTTTGGGAATTAACATCCTTCTCTTCCTTTTTATTAATCGGATATTGGCATCATCGTGAACGCTCTCGCTATGGTGCACAAAAATCGATGCTGATCACCGTATTTGGTGGATTAAGTTTGTTAGGTGGATTCGTTACATTGGCAACGATAACCGGAACAACTAGTATCCAGCAAAT contains these protein-coding regions:
- a CDS encoding class I SAM-dependent DNA methyltransferase, coding for MASYEDFANVYDILMEHAPYEEWVRFTSEVIDQLGVKPNHVIDLGCGTGEITIRLANQFEAVTGVDLSDEMLAIAEQKARDHKTNITWFQQDLRSFSSPIQYDLAVSYCDVLNYITDENDIKDTFRNVYKSLNNRGVFIFDVHSPQYVNEILANQTFAEVRNHVSYIWFCDQVEKNHVTHDLTFFVQSDGEDYKRFDEFHEQKTFEINTYRNWLLQCGFQVERIYADFSLSKPIHDEADRLFFVCTKKEEA
- the rsfS gene encoding ribosome silencing factor; this encodes MNSKELIKIAAEACDNKKADNIVVMDMENVSLIADYFLICHGNTERQVEAIAREVKEKAEENEIEVKRMEGLDQSRWILIDLDDVICHIFHKEERSYYNLERLWGDAPVLPLDQVLTFSKEG
- the yqeK gene encoding bis(5'-nucleosyl)-tetraphosphatase (symmetrical) YqeK, giving the protein MDLNKALSLVKPKLKEERYEHTKRVVTTALSLAGKYKVDEHKVMLAAAFHDYAKNMPKEELRSYIELDECLPQRLLSFHHELWHGPVGAQLVKRDIGITDEEVLTAIRFHTTGRAQMNDVEKVVFLADYIEPGRKFPGIDEARETADRDLNRGCLYALKNTITFLISKGQPIYPDTFHAYNDLLKTTNK
- a CDS encoding nicotinate-nucleotide adenylyltransferase — protein: MKKVGLYGGTFDPPHLGHLIMAEEVREQLQLDEIWFIPTGVPPHKGGVDTPAKHRLKMVELSIKGNRQFRMEPIEVNREGVSYTVDTVKTLKQKHPEVEFYFIIGADMVEYLSKWYKIDDLLVMVRFVGVNRKGHRLKSEYPVLEVTMPTIEISSTEVKKRLKEGRTISYFVPFEVKQYIRENGLYGFK
- the yhbY gene encoding ribosome assembly RNA-binding protein YhbY; protein product: MLTGKQKRFLRSKAHHLKPIFQVGKGGVNDNLIQQVNEALEKRELIKVSVLQNCLEDKDSIAADIVEGTNAHLVQVIGNTIVLYKESEEHKEIQLP
- the aroE gene encoding shikimate dehydrogenase; protein product: MGLLLGVIGNPIKHSLSPWIHGHFLQQTGEQGIYRPFDIGEDKLDQSVDTLRLMGIDGFNVTVPYKEKIMKYVDELDKSAKAVQAVNTVVQKDGKWIGYNTDGKGYVHSLQMEHPNVFRNISNSKILLIGAGGAAKGIVGALLDRGFQSIDLTNRTVEKAQTLLQQFKLEKDCDALTLRDAEKRLNEYDLVIQTTKVGMTPNEGMQPIKLQNIRKNTIFSDIVYNPIETTFLQNAKSLGAQIHHGHGMLLYQAAYAYQLWTGIEVDPKSLLQPLEQKLKGGS
- the yqeH gene encoding ribosome biogenesis GTPase YqeH gives rise to the protein MTDIVCQGCGVQVQTENPNETGYAPKSALERDDIICKRCFRLKHYNEVQDVSLTDDDFLKMLTEIGQTKGLIVNVVDIFDVNGSFIPGLHRFTGNNPIVLIGNKVDLLPKSTNHNKVKQWMRASAKELGIKVEDVHLVSAKMGIGMKDVMGKLDSLRNGEDVYIVGTTNVGKSTFINYLIKQATGEDEAITTSYFPGTTLGFIDIPLEDGSSIFDTPGIINHYQMAHYVSDKDLKTITPKKEVKPRTYQLNAEQTLYFGGLARLDFEKGDRTPFVCYFANDIHIHRTKLEKADQLYKEHLGELLSPPSEETLNHLPPLKPHTFHIKEGKTDIVFSGLGWVTVVEGNISVTAHIPEGVRVTLRPSLI
- a CDS encoding YqeG family HAD IIIA-type phosphatase — its product is MLKRFLPNEHVQTVFDIKPEHLKEKGMKGIITDLDNTLVAWDQADATPEIIEWFTLMQKHGITVTIISNNNEERVQYFAKPLNIPFISKARKPLGGAFKSALQEMNLEPEEVVVVGDQLLTDVLGGNIANLHTILVVPVVETDGFFTKFNRRVERILLNWMRKKGMISWEEKK
- a CDS encoding sporulation histidine kinase inhibitor Sda: MEHLSDELLLESYEKAQELNLSREFIKLIEDEINRRSLSHKIKCSS